The following proteins are encoded in a genomic region of Nycticebus coucang isolate mNycCou1 chromosome 17, mNycCou1.pri, whole genome shotgun sequence:
- the TMED9 gene encoding transmembrane emp24 domain-containing protein 9 — protein MAAEQGVRGARPPPGAGLGRAVRILLLLLCFAARGSALYFHIGETEKKCFIEEIPDETMVIGNYRTQLYDKQREEYQPATPGLGMFVEVKDPEDKVILARQYGSEGRFTFTSHTPGEHQICLHSNSTKFSLFAGGMLRVHLDIQVGEHANDYAEIAAKDKLSELQLRVRQLVEQVEQIQKEQNYQRWREERFRQTSESTNQRVLWWSILQTLILVAIGVWQMRHLKSFFEAKKLV, from the exons atggccgcgGAGCAGGGCGTGAGGGGCGCCCGGCCCCCTCCCGGCGCGGGGCTGGGCAGAGCGGTGCGGATCCTCCTGCTCCTGCTATGCTTTGCGGCCCGCGGAAGCGCGCTCTACTTTCACATCGGAGAGACGGAGAAGAAATGCTTCATTGAGGAAATCCCAGACGAGACAATGGTCATAG GAAACTACCGGACTCAGCTGTATGACAAGCAGCGGGAGGAGTACCAGCCGGCCACCCCCGGGCTCGGCATGTTCGTGGAGGTGAAGGACCCAGAGGACAAG GTCATCCTCGCCCGGCAGTATGGCTCTGAGGGCAGGTTCACTTTCACCTCCCATACCCCTGGTGAACACCAGATCTGTCTTCACTCCAATTCCACCAagttctccctctttgctggagGCATGCTG AGAGTTCATCTGGACATCCAGGTGGGTGAACATGCCAATGACTATGCCGAAATTGCTGCCAAAGACAAGTTGAGTGAATTGCAGCTACGAGTGCGGCAGCTGGTGGAACAAGTGGAGCAGATCCAGAAAGAGCAGAACTACCAGCGG TGGCGAGAGGAGCGCTTCCGACAGACCAGTGAGAGCACCAACCAGCGAGTGTTGTGGTGGTCCATCCTGCAGACCCTCATCCTCGTGGCCATCGGTGTCTGGCAGATGCGGCACCTCAAGAGCTTTTTTGAAGCCAAGAAACTGGTGTAG
- the B4GALT7 gene encoding beta-1,4-galactosyltransferase 7 isoform X5 translates to MFPSRRKAAQLPWEDGRWDIALCPSPQSLSYTQKEPRELGRIWRGCIFPRPLARLGSAPPLQKPRPQDSRGSKLLPGGLPRKCSVFHLFVACLLLGFFSLLWLQLSCSGDMAQAARGQGQETSGPPRACPPEPPPEHWEEDASWGPHRLAVLVPFRERFEELLVFVPHMHHFLSRKKIQHHIYVLNQVDHFRFNRAALINVGFLESNNSTDYIAMHDVDLLPLNEELDYGFPEAGPFHVASPELHPLYHYKTYVGGILLLSKQHYQLCCRG, encoded by the exons ATGTTCCCCTCGCGGAGGAAAGCGGCGCAGTTGCCCTGGGAGGACGGCAG GTGGGACATTGCCCTTTGTCCATCTCCCCAGTCTCTATCCTATACCCAGAAAGAGCCCAGAGAGCTAGGGAGAATCTGGAGAGGTTGCATCTTTCCTAGGCCACTTGCAAGACTGGGCTCTGCTCCTCCCCTGCAGAAACCACGACCCCAGGATAGTAGGGG GTCCAAGTTGCTCCCCGGCGGCCTCCCCCGGAAATGCTCCGTCTTCCACCTCTTCGTTGCCTGTCTCTTATTGGGCTTCTTCTCCCTACTCTGGCTGCAGCTCAGCTGCTCTGGTGATATGGCCCAGGCAGCCAGGGGACAAGGGCAGGAAACCTCAGGGCCACCCCGGGCTTGCCCCCCAGAGCCACCGCCTGAGCACTGGGAAGAAGACGCGTCATGGGGACCCCACCGCCTGGCAGTGCTGGTGCCCTTCCGTGAGCGCTTCGAGGAGCTGCTGGTGTTTGTGCCCCACATGCACCACTTCCTGAGCAGGAAGAAGATCCAGCACCACATCTACGTGCTCAACCAGGTGGATCATTTCAG GTTCAACCGGGCGGCACTCATCAACGTGGGCTTCCTGGAGAGCAACAACAGTACAGACTACATTGCCATGCACGATGTGGATCTGCTCCCTCTCAATGAGGAGCTGGACTATGGCTTCCCTGAGGCTGGGCCCTTTCATGTGGCCTCCCCTGAGCTCCATCCACTCTACCACTACAAGACCTACGTTGGCGGCATCCTGTTGCTCTCTAAGCAGCACTACCAGCTG TGCTgcagaggctga